In Glycine max cultivar Williams 82 chromosome 10, Glycine_max_v4.0, whole genome shotgun sequence, the DNA window ATCCACAGAAATCGATTGCAAGTTCTTGACATAAGGGTGAGACATGATATTTCTctttcatattttcattttaccaGGATATCATGGAAAtcccatttttgttttattctgcTTTCGATTGAGTTTGTTCCTCCCCTTTAATAGACAGTAACTAGTAAGTAGTAATGCACTAATGCATACCCTTTGCATTCATAGTTTCAtgctatttccttttttttttcccattcattctttgtttttctgcaTAGCCACTCATTGAAGACAAGTGATTGGAACCATATCACAACGATTTCCATATTTGTCCTTCCCTTTCTGACTTcaattttctctcaaaatttttgtcattttatttcatttctatCTCCCCctctttctcttattttcttatcaCAGCACAGTAAAGAGAAAACCCATCATTGGAGTTCACTCCAGTCACTTGTCGAAGGCAAAAGATTGGAACCATCTCTTTCACAATTGCTATCCCTGACTTTATCTGCATTTTGTCCCTATGATTTTCCCTATTTGcctttctcaattttctctCTACTTGAATCTTtggcaagttttttttttttctctgtccccattttttcacttcttttcttaTCACAGTAAAGAGAAAACCCATGCTGAAGTTAACTTCAATCTATTTGGTTATTCATACTGATATAAGAGCTGCTCATGGCTTCTTACCTTTGAAGACTTCCAGAATGATTGAGCATTTGAATGAAATTTAATGTTTAGACATGCACATAGCATTCAACTCAATTCCATTTTCTTGGAATCAGAGAATGTCCTGCAACTTATTAATGGGATAGTGTGGGGAAGAGAACGACAAAGGGGCCATTGGCTTGTGTTCTCTCACTACTTAAACCGATGTTTAGAATTTTAGATATACATGTACAACCAGcattaaactaattatttttggtcaattttttcctttgaaattttcttcttacTTATGTTTCTCAAAACAGTTTTTAAGAATAAATGGCACAAAGAGATTGTACTTCCAGTCCCAAACCCTAGGTGTTCTTTGGTCAGTCCATAGCCATGGTTTGTCTCCCTTTTCTAGGACATATGGCTATATGTAAATTGTATTGCTTAATGAAATTAAACCAAGAAGCAATTTTTAGACTAAAGTTTGTGAATTGggtctttttttttgtcttgagtCTTTTTGTAGCCAttcatttctttgttttgatagttagtgTGTGGTTCATGTCAATAgagttataaatatataatcattaattGTGATTACTCCATTTGGAAGTGATCAAGAGGGATTTCATGGTAAGTAACATCTTTGAAACTTCGGTCTTTAATTGAGCCAAATGGTGTCGTGTGATCCATGTAGCTGACTTAACCTAGTGGAATAAGGTTTTTTATTATAGTTGTTGTAATTGTGATTACCCCGATTAATTTACTTACACATTCTGCCTTTAGGTTATCAAAGCACTTATAGAAACCAGCAGAAAGAATTCCTGGGCAGAATTAGTTCATTGTAAGCTCATTTCCATGTTAGCTAACATGTTGTATGAGGTTCCTGATGAAGTTGTTGAGCTCCTACCTAGCACACCAAAGTTTCTCgtgaatcaacttgatctgaTTGGAGGAGTTCAATTTCTTTTACGTGAGGTATGCTTATTTTCAACCACAAGCTTGATATATAAGGAGAGGACATAAAATGTAGGATTTATTATTTCTATActgttataaatttaaaatttaaaatctataaatacTGTTTATATTGCCTACTTAACCAATAGTGTTAAGCATTGAAcatttttgtgttatttataaTAGGATTGTACTGTCAAAGTAAAAGTGATTCTATCTATCCATCTACCAATCCATCTATATATAATCTGATTTTTGATTTTCAAGTACAACAAGCATTTAATCTTTTCCTCATAGGACAGTGCTTAATTCAGATCATACACACAACTAAGACTTATATATTTTCAATGCTtatgctttttgtttttttccggTAAGAGTGGGGGGGAGGGGGGTCAACTTTGGTTCAATTGCAATGCTACAACTCACAATTCTCAAATCGAGAAGTCAAGTGTAATACTAACCTTCTTAAGGTATACAAATCATAATGGACCTTGActatataagaaagaaaatactCTGAGATCATTCTTTTCCTTAAGTTGGAGATTTAAGGTGATGAATATGTAAAACTTTTTGGTATATAAATTTTCCATATTGTTTGATTTATAAGATAGTCTCTGCTTTCACAAGAGTGCAAGTGTAGAATGAAGACATGATCTAAAGTCCTTGTTATAccagtatttttaaatttgcaaTATTTGAAGGATTTCCtcccatttttttctttgttggatGCAGTATGCCCTTGTAAACTCGAGAGAGGAGAGGAAAAATCTGTATTCGGTGCTTTTTGACTATGTTCTGCATCAAGTTAATGAAAATTGCATAGCTACTGGAATCAATGAATATAGTGATGATGAGATCCAACCACTTGCAAGTCTACTTGCTCAAACAAATGCAGCTGAGGCATTTCATATTTCTGTTAAACTTGGGGTAGAAGGAATTGGGGAGCTTTTGAGGAGATCAATTGCATCTGCACTTTCGAGATATCCCAACAGTGAACGTCTAAATATGgtatttccatctttttctttttagtttgtaGGCAGAATAGTTTAATCTAAGTTGTTGACTGTTGAAAAATATGTATGCATATTCTTTGTTTAGATAGAAACTATACTAAATAGTATATGGAGGGTTAATGAATGTGACATATTGATACATTAAGAATTTTATTGAAAGCCTTGTTTCCTTTCCAATCTCAACCAGGAGCAAGGgctatattttttcttgaaattatGGGATTTTATGTATAGAGAGGAAGGGAGATTGAAATGCTGAATTGATATTAACTGAAATGTATTACAATGCAATGTATTGATGTGTTCAATATGTTCATAAAACCTAGAGTACTAATTTTGACTTAAACTAGCTAATAATAATCCTAACTAATAAGGGAAACAAATCTTGGGGGATAATCTATGATATGATAAGATATTTCTGCATATTCTAACACAGACAAACACACAATATAAGCCTCTAACgagcatttaattttttattcaatgaatGATAGAACTTAGTGCTGAGACATCTTTTTGGCAATGCTAAATTGTTGTCTGgtgtttgtaatttttaaattcaaatttattatgtaCATCTATGAGAATCAAAGACATGCTTTGTTTTTCAGTTCAAGAAACTTTATCAGCGTGTTCCCTCTTCTTTCATCTCACCAATAATCAATTGCAAGCTTGAATAACTGTCTTGAAGAAAGACTGAATGTTTCTGCATCTTCCTTGTCCCTAATGTTTGCTCTAATTTGCTGAATAATGTTAGGATGAATGTTACATGTGTTTAGGTTTATTTTCTAATTGCTATTAATCGTACATTTGTAGCTATTTAAATTTTACCTAGCTGTTGCCACTTTCATTGTGTTGTGACTTATGATTTGCAAATCATATATTGGCTTAACATACTCTTCTTTAGGCTGTCGGTATATTCTTTTTTGTCTCACTTGTTTCTCTTTAAATCTGTGCAGCTCTTGGATTTTGTGACAGAGAAATTTGATTCATTAATAAGTTCATTCACTCATTTGGATGAAGAGTTCTCTCATATGATTCAGATAACCAAAACTCACAAGTCTCTTGAAAATGTGGAAATTATTGCTCTAAGAAATGACATTGATCTGCAGGCAAAGCACTCGTGGGCCACTTTACATTcccttcttcattctgaaaGAATTGCTTACCGTCAGAATGGGTATATCTGGTTAGGTGATCTGCTTATTTCTGAAATCAGTGGGGAAAGCAATGGTACCATATGGTCAAATATAGAATACTTCCAGCAGAAATTTGCTCAAGTAGGAAAACAGGATTCTTCAGATATGTCAGATATTCCTTTGCCCATTTCACTTATGTGTGGgcttttaaaatcaaatcataaCTATATTAGATGGGgatttttatttgttcttgAAAGGCTGCTTATGAGATGCAAATTTTTGTTAGATGAATATGAAATGCAACAATCAAGGAGGAGTGATCTTGCGAGTGGGCTGAAAGATTGGCATCTTGAGAAAGCCCATGCATTGATTGACATAATGAGCAGTGCTTTGTTGTTTCAGATAAATGAAAAAGATTGCACCAATAAGTATGAAACAGATCGCACCAATATTCTGAAAGTAATTATTTCTGAACTcagaatgcatttttttttcctctccaaATATCCTCATGTCATAgcaataaatacttaaaaaaatgttgagtcACACTAAGTTTGAAAAACCTGTTGTAAGTTAATATGCATGTTCTTTATGCTATCAAGGAAAGAGAAGAACCACTCAACCACACAATTTTCAATTTGGATGTAATTGGGGACCTATTTTTTTAGGAACCTCACGTTGTCCTTGTGTCATTAGTGAACTGATTGAGCATGgtctttttatgataattatataatCATGGAAGTGGGTTTATTTGTTAGGTCAAGAAGCATTTcaagataaattaaattactatctACAAAATCTGAAATCACATAGGTGGCTAAATAGCTAACAGACACGTTAATGTTCATATTCATTATAATTTTCTGAATAGTAAACTTCAAATACTGTTTTGTTAATACTTAATAATATGACTCCTAGGGAACTACATTGGGAAAATTGTCTCTTTGAATATTTATGGTCTACCTGTTTTGCTCAACTCTTTGTTGTTTCTTAACAGATGTGTGACATATTATTATCCCAATTATGCCTAAGAGTTCCCCCTGCTATGGCCCTACCCAATGGAGATGATATGCAACATGACAGGATTTTAAATTGCTTCAGTTCAAACAAAATGTTTGATAGTGATAACCGTGCCCTTAAACAAGATACTTATCTCGTGGATGAACATATTGAGGAAGAAGCTGATGGAACTTCAAACTACCCTAAGAACTATCATCTTGTTCGTGAGACTGCAGCAATGGCAGCACTTCTTCTCCAAGGACAAGCCATTGCCTCAATGCAATTAATTGCGCGCATTCCTCTTGATTTGCTATTTTGGCCACTAATGCAATTGGCTGGAGCAGCAACAGATGATATTGCATTGGGTGTTGCTGTTGGAAGTAAGGGAAGAGGAAACCTGCCTGGTGCTGCATCTGATATCCGGGCCACTCTTCTCCTACTTCTTATTGGTAAATGCACAGCAGATCCTGTTGCTTTCGAGGATGTTGGTGAAGAACGTTTTTTTATGTGAGTGCAAACTTTATGCTCTTTGCTAATTAGTTGGCATTTTTATTTATCACCTTTATACATACTTATAAAGCATCGGTCTTCTTCCATCTGGCAGGGAACTTTTGAATGACAGAGATTCAAGGGTGGCATATTATTCTTCTGCATTTCTTCTGAAGGCAtgaatttgatttcatttttttgtgttgatCATGTGTATTAGGTTCATAAATTTCGTCCTTTGTAACGATTTCCCTTTACTGCAGCGAATGATGACTGAGAGTCCAGAAAAATATCAACACATGCTTCAGAATCTTCTTTTTAAAGCTCAGCAGGTACTTCCTTTTGTAATGATTTATGGACCTATTCTACTGTTAATACATTTGAGATTGgcatttttaattttgcattTAAGGTCGTATGCATCATATTCAAATTCTTGTTTAATATCCTAGGCAGTTCTATCCTTAAACAGAATTCTCAATTCTGCTTCTTTGTATTGTGtctttaaaaatagaaacaaccttattttaaatttctctttgTTTGTTTGCTTAATAATTTAGTGTTCTTGGtgattaattataaatgtttcATGTTTGTGCTTTTTATTGGCACTGCACAGACCAACAATGAAAAACTGTTAGAGAATCCTTACCTTCAAATGTGTGGCATACTTCAATTGGCAAATGATCTTGGATTTGACTTGTGATGTTAAACTCTTGGCTTTTCGGGGTGCGATATTGGTTTGGAGTAGATTCATGTTGGTCTAAGGTGTCATTGCAACTGATTCTGAGGATCATTCATCATCTATCCTTCAAATGACTAAGATTGCCACATTAGCTGGGACATATTCTTTGAAAGCTTCCTTACAGGAACAAAGTTGTGATTTATTTCCAACATGGTGGCCAGAGGGTCCAGGTGGACTCCATGAGCTCTTCCGTGATGATAGTCTTTGTGGGCCATGTTGCTATCTGCAATCATGTCACCATCTTCAGCATGTCTTTCAACGACTGAAAGACATTTTACTTgggaaaatttattaaaatgtgtTCATTTGCTAAAGGTGTTTGGCTACAAGGTGAGTGAAAACAAGTGTTCTGTTCAGGAATAATTTGAATATCCTTGGTTTTGGTTCAGCTGCTGTTCTATGCCTCAAAATGTCCTCAGGTgcctttctctccctctcattTTCTCTTGCTTTGGTGGTGTTTGATAGGCAACCAGTAGTATAGAACGTGTATGTAAAGGGCAAGGGGTGAAAAAATGGATATAAGTACAAAGCTCTAAACTTTTAGAAAGCACCGATATGACACAAACCCAAGGACACGACGTGTTTTAAAAATCACAGGACATGACACGACTATAATAcagtatataaaattaatataaaggattaatttggaattaaaagagagaagtaataaaattttatagctTATCTAATTATTGCAATAATTCCATCTGTATTGGTACAAAAGTTCATTAAatgattgtaaaaaaaattgtaaaatgcaGATACGAGTATTCATAGTGTTTGAAGTGTTTTCTGGTTAATCTTTCTGGACATAGGCTGAATTGCTGTTCACTCGTTTGATTTCACATTATGGAAGAAATGCCTTGAAATTTCATTACATGTGTCTGGCTGATTATTTTGTATACATGCAGTAGCTGGCTGGTCATTACATTCAAAATCTCTGCGTAATCTGTACTGAATCAGATCAGATATCCACCGAGCCCTTGTTCAGGTTTGTCATTAATGAAGGGTCCGTATGCTTGCTTTTTTACGTGGCGTTCGGAgcctgttattattattattagtttttttttgggtgTGATTCAGTGTGTACATTGTAAGTATAATCACTTCACAATAAGGGCATCACGCGATGCCTACTTTTAGAGGCATCCAAGTTATTCTCCTTCGATTCTGTAATTATGTGctctttaacttttttctttatgatttattttattgcgAAAAATTGTAGCATATATATACAGGGTTTTATGGTGGAATAGTGGAGGGCAGTTCGTTGTGTAATTTGatcatataatttcttttaacataattgctgttaaaaattgcaaaatttcccACCTTCATGGGAATCTTAAACTTACAATCTTTCTCgtgcaaatgttttttttttttttataaacattgttttaaaaaaaaataattcctaaGAATGGTAGTTTtctgagaatattttttaaaagattatatcAAACATGCCAATATATTTCTAACTTGAGATTACCCGGAAAGAGCAGTTTTAGTCCCTTAAAATTACTTATGGATAGTTAGTTTAATCTCTAAaactataacaataaaaattaaaatgagttatatttcataattttctgaactaaaattatttttttgtaacttttaaGACTAAATCTCATATAGTTTTTGTTGCTCTATTAgtaacaaatattatattaatttaacaatttataaaCTCCTCTGTGTTTTATAATTCAGGGGCTTAACTTACTTTTTTTAACTCAACTTACATGTTGTACCAgtgtcttttatatatatatatatatatatatatatatatatatatatatatatatatataaagttttaaGTGTGTTGAATTTTAGGGGATTAATAGTTATGACAATCCTCAAAGCTGAAAGAGTATTGTTAAATAACATGTGATGTGGGGATAATTATATTGTTTGTATTAGTTCAGAATCAACTACTCGACATACAGGAAAAGACCTTGAAGGACTTGTTCGGATCTATCCcccgtttttttttttggaaacagCCGAATAggaatttatatataaagtagGGTATAAGTTATACAGCTACCAAGCAAGGTATATAATAGTTGATACATACCATGCACTTCTAACACAAAACAGTTACTGGTTATGTTATATTTTAGCAGAATTCGAGAACAAAATACTGTAACTAAGCCTATGTTTGATCTCATCATATCATAAATGGACCCACCTACCCCATTTAGTATTTACAAAAGCCGcttgaaaacatattttgccCTCATAAGCAAAGTAGAGGTTGAGAATACCATTCAAAAAATGATATGGAACATCTCTTCCCCAATACTTTTAATCCATTTCCAAGATGTAAGTTTTATGGATTCCAACAAGTGTTCCAATTCCGCCTTACCATCCTTGAAAACAGTCACATTCCGCATCTTCCAATTCTATCAAATCGTAGCTATCCAAACAATCCACCAATTTTGTCTACGTTTTGAACCAGAGATCATAGCACAGTGTTGCCACCAATTTACCGACGGATCCGCAAGAAGCACCATTGAATAGCCAATCTAGTTATATAGACCCATCCAAACCTGATAAGCGAACCCACATGTGAACAAAGCATGAGAGGATGTTTCGACTTCTAGATCACGTATTGGGCACCCAATCCCTGTTGAGTTGCAACTTATATTCCTTTGATTCTTATTGGATCATGATTGAATCCTATATAGGATGACTTTCCAAACAAAAACTAGATGCTTTGATGGAACTCTGATCTTCCATAAACACTTTAAAACCTTTGAATCCAGGTTCCCCGAGGAGCCAAGTTGATGAAGAGCTAGTAGGCCATATATCTCTCGAACCAAATATGTTTGTTGGGATCCATTCCTCCAAGACCATCTATCCACATCATAGATATTGCGAGTTGGATCATAGTAAGTAATCTGTACAAAATATTATGTTCCCACACAAAGAGTTTCCTCCTCCACTTAAGGTTCCAAATCCAAACATTCCCTTCAATGACAGGTTCTTGTTGTAGGAGCAGCTCGAACTACCCACTTACTGACGACAAGTTTAAGCTTTGGGCATACAATTGTCTTGATACTTAGAATGAGAGTTTTTCCACTCGTAATGAATTAACCTGCCCAAATAAGATTGTCTCGTGGATATTTATggtttcttcaaaaaaataaaaataaataacaagttGTACATAATTTACTTGCATGTTGTAGAAAAAACTCAtcaatattattaatgtattgTTTTTTAACATGTTTGATTTCAATTTTTGACGTAATTATTCATGTCAAATTAAAAGTGGTCTCTCAAAACTTTtgcacataaaaaataaaatttattaaactgatttgatttagattttaattacatttaaatcaaatcaaagtgcaccatgaaaatatttatcataaccTAACATGCTAGTGTgtttaattgaaaggaaaacaaataagagagcattttttttataaaatttttgttattcttCTTTGTTTAAgaatttagagagaaaaaaataatagaaaaaatccTTCTCCTATAAATTTGAAGGAAAGACAGATGATTTATAACGAAGGATATTGTTAtgaacatattttctaatatgtttttaaatgtatatttttattgatctataaaattatgaagtgaacttattaaataaaaagaagtgagactattttttaaaataaaacttagctAATACTAGTAATGAATAATgtcttaaaagaaatattagaaATTGTGTTAACTGTTGATGCTAAATAGCatttctcattaaaaaaaaaatatatattaaagtatCTTGTAAAGGTATAAATAGTGTGGCCAGAGGAGAAATAAACCCTAGTTAGTCTGAGAAGAGAAGAGGTGAGGCTGAGGATGAAGAACT includes these proteins:
- the LOC100813752 gene encoding uncharacterized protein, which gives rise to MLISMETSNRVSMSSTTFSLSQMQQLPAISRLRSSFLKKLPEPLRRAVADCLSSPLTSVLEPSRTLRDYLADPATTDLAYSAILGHTIAERERSPAVVSRCVTLFKRYLLRYKPSEETLIQIDLFCSTIIAQCDINLNRPWSRSLNQQTGALATSTNTSPLPVSSFTSGAILKSLSYVRSLVAQHIPKRHFLPASLAGPPSASGQSLPTLSSLLSKSFNSQLCPASVTESVEKDSVTSSISKLSKIEKIDEKDELGFIAHDILQWRWLDKQQSSSMKADSDHAVNSQGMRAYNFLEVGAAALLEGDIGAKMKGQPWKYFGTDDMPYLDQLLQASPVTSFTNSASACPHLRAITASKRTKAGPRQVWEDSPVSTFRPRARQLFQYRYYSEQQPLRLNPAEVCEVLAAVCSEPSQNTNVMMSTRLRNNSGKASMDVAVSVLIKLVIDTYILDYRIATPLTLSLLEEMLSSSKTAYRVQTFDLILNFGVHAHLLEPIIVDDASTIEEEYSQESYCDSDTQLMAQGSRKGNYPDKLDTSSAIDDFESWILNILYEILLLLVQTEEKEESVWASALSCLLYFLCDNGKIHRNRLQVLDIRVIKALIETSRKNSWAELVHCKLISMLANMLYEVPDEVVELLPSTPKFLVNQLDLIGGVQFLLREYALVNSREERKNLYSVLFDYVLHQVNENCIATGINEYSDDEIQPLASLLAQTNAAEAFHISVKLGVEGIGELLRRSIASALSRYPNSERLNMLLDFVTEKFDSLISSFTHLDEEFSHMIQITKTHKSLENVEIIALRNDIDLQAKHSWATLHSLLHSERIAYRQNGYIWLGDLLISEISGESNGTIWSNIEYFQQKFAQVGKQDSSDMSDIPLPISLMCGLLKSNHNYIRWGFLFVLERLLMRCKFLLDEYEMQQSRRSDLASGLKDWHLEKAHALIDIMSSALLFQINEKDCTNKYETDRTNILKMCDILLSQLCLRVPPAMALPNGDDMQHDRILNCFSSNKMFDSDNRALKQDTYLVDEHIEEEADGTSNYPKNYHLVRETAAMAALLLQGQAIASMQLIARIPLDLLFWPLMQLAGAATDDIALGVAVGSKGRGNLPGAASDIRATLLLLLIGKCTADPVAFEDVGEERFFMELLNDRDSRVAYYSSAFLLKRMMTESPEKYQHMLQNLLFKAQQTNNEKLLENPYLQMCGILQLANDLGFDL